Proteins encoded in a region of the Ooceraea biroi isolate clonal line C1 unplaced genomic scaffold, Obir_v5.4 UnassembledTig36, whole genome shotgun sequence genome:
- the LOC113563507 gene encoding uncharacterized protein LOC113563507: MDHLNSEERDNLLALINDYQDRFQLPTDHLEHTDATQHSIPTITEVPIHQKQYRFSPFHKDEINRQVDALLADGIIEHSTSPYNSPVWIVPKKSDSSGNKRWRMVIDFRHLNEKTIGDAYPLPNITDILDQLGNAKYFTVLDLASGFHQIPMNPKDACKTAFSTPYGHYQYKRMPFGLKNAPSTFQRLMDTVLIGLQGNELFVYVDDIVIYARSLQEHNVKIARLMKRLREANLKLQPDKCEFLRKEVGYLGHIISSEGVKPDPEKVKAIKNFPIPRNAKNIKQFLGLAGYYRRFIPEFSKIAKPLTELLKKDRPFVWESPQAVAFATLQNFLCTEPILQYPDFTQPFILTTDASGYAIGGVLSQGKIGKDLPVAYVSRILNRAEQNYSTIEKECLAMVYCTNHFRPYLYGRKFTIVTDHKPLVWLHSIKDPSSRLWKWRTKLAEFDYDIQYKKGSLNNNADALSRNPPLAVTLPLITDLPDTLDESSNESLFSFPTSRPPDTVISNYDHINEQSQEPIEQPIEIVEEDNQENLEEGTPVNTNEPLNFESEEDIFYSQDSSSEEEDQNELVPRNSVPIAVGEDASRVTITETRDNLLKQSDNLVIFIYLNGNPLDNGARELQSAGLFPKYQDIMYERVKVSALRNKTLIALPLKLNDRTLVETNNIKSCASSLADAIRELHLTSISIRKTNKFDDIPWGYVQKQIIKYLHDLTIKVTICHGLVQTPTEIERLPLIEETHSSAVGGHKGVTKTYNRLRPHYYWNTMKKDIQQFIQKCRHCQLRKLTRIKTKQPMIITDTPGRAFDKVSMDIVGPLPATKRKNIYILTIQDLLTKYSVAIPLHEATSLTIADAFIKHFICLYGTPKIILTDQGANFLSSLMRNITKKFNIRHLKTTAYHPQSNGSIERSHHVLIEYLKLQISKDNEWDEYIPMAMFSYNTSVHESTQYSPFQLVFGRIPRTPSSFVPTEEETDITYCEYLTNLFHKLNEIQEMARQNLIQSKERSKRYYDRQVRPYDFKEGDNVFLLKEPRKGKFADHYTGPYQILEILPPRSTN, from the coding sequence GTAGATGCTTTATTAGCTGATGGCATAATAGAACATTCTACTTCCCCTTACAATTCACCAGTTTGGATAGTACCTAAGAAATCAGATTCTTCAGGAAATAAAAGATGGAGAATGGTTATAGATTTTCGCCACCTCAATGAAAAAACTATAGGAGATGCGTACCCTCTTccaaatattacagatattctTGACCAATtaggaaatgcaaaatattttacggtatTAGATTTAGCCTCCGGGTTTCATCAAATACCAATGAATCCGAAAGATGCGTGTAAAACAGCTTTTTCCACACCGTACGGGCATTATCAGTATAAACGAATGCCATTTGGATTAAAGAATGCCCCTTCTACTTTTCAACGATTAATGGATACCGTACTTATCGGATTACagggaaatgaattatttgtttacgtTGACGACATAGTTATTTATGCTCGATCATTGCAAGAgcacaatgtaaaaattgcaagGCTAATGAAAAGATTAAGGGAAGCCAACCTTAAATTACAACCTGATAAATGCGAGTTTCTTCGCAAAGAAGTTGGATATTTAGGACACATAATTAGTTCTGAAGGTGTTAAACCAGATCCTGAAAAGGTTAAAgctatcaagaattttccaattccacgtaatgccaaaaatattaaacaatttcttggCTTGGCAGGTTATTACAGACGATTTataccagaattttcaaaaattgctaAACCATTAACCGAGTTATTGAAGAAAGATCGACCTTTTGTTTGGGAATCTCCGCAAGCAGTAGCGTTTGCTACTCTCCAGAATTTTTTGTGCACGGAACCTATATTGCAATATCCAGATTTTACACagccttttattttaactacaGATGCATCCGGATATGCAATTGGAGGCGTTTTAAGTCAgggaaaaataggaaaagattTACCTGTCGCATATGTTTCGCGTATACTTAATAGAgcagaacaaaattattcaaccatAGAGAAAGAATGTTTGGCTATGGTATATTGCACGAATCATTTTAGGCCATATTTGTACGGAAGGAAGTTTACTATCGTTACGGATCACAAACCTTTAGTTTGGTTACATTCCATTAAAGATCCATCTTCAAGACTTTGGAAATGGAGAACTAAGTTGGCAGAGTTCGATtatgatattcaatataaaaaaggaagctTGAATAATAACGCCGATGCGTTATCACGAAATCCACCATTAGCTGTAACATTACCTTTAATTACAgatctacctgatacattggATGAATCATCCaatgaatctttattttcatttccaacAAGTCGACCTCCAGATACagttatttctaattacgatcatattaatgaacaatcacaGGAACCGATAGAGCAACCTATTGAAATTGTAGAGGAAGATAATCAGGAAAATTTAGAGGAAGGCACCCCGGTAAACACTAACGAGCCATTAAATTTCGAATCAGAGGAAGACATATTTTATAGCCAAGATTCTAGTAGCGAAGAGGAGGACCAAAACGAGTTAGTCCCGCGCAACTCTGTACCTATAGCGGTAGGAGAGGACGCTTCACGGGTAACAATAACGGAAACTCGCGATAATTTGTTAAAGCAAAGTgataatttggtaatatttatttatttaaacggaaATCCATTGGACAACGGCGCAAGGGAATTGCAAAGTGCCGGACTGTTCCCCAAATATCAGGATATTATGTACGAAAGAGTTAAGGTTTCCGCATTAAGGAACAAAACGTTAATTGCTTTACCCTTGAAATTAAACGATCGAACTTTGGTAGAAAccaacaatattaaaagttgtGCATCATCTTTAGCAGATGCAATACGGGAATTACACTTAACTTCGATCAGTATAAGGAAAACGAATAAGTTCGATGACATACCATGGGGATATGtccaaaaacaaattattaaatatttacatgatTTAACAATTAAGGTAACTATTTGTCATGGTCTTGTTCAGACCCCAacagaaattgaaagattacCTTTGATAGAAGAAACGCACTCTTCAGCAGTAGGAGGACATAAAGGCGTAACAAAAACGTACAATAGATTACGACCCCATTATTATTGGAATACAATGAAAAAGGATATACAGCAATTTATTCAGAAATGCAGGCATTGTCAGTTACGGAAATTAACGAGAATAAAAACAAAGCAACCAATGATAATCACGGATACTCCAGGTCGTGCTTTTGATAAAGTATCCATGGACATTGTAGGACCACTACctgcaacaaaaagaaagaacatatatattttaacaatacagGATCTATTGACTAAGTATTCAGTTGCCATACCTTTACATGAAGCTACTTCATTAACAATAGCTGatgcttttattaaacattttatttgtttgtatgGAACACctaagataattttaacgGATCAAGGTGCCAATTTTTTGTCttctttaatgagaaatattacaaagaaatttaatatcagacATTTGAAAACTACAGCTTACCATCCACAATCAAATGGATCTATAGAGCGATCACACCACGTGTTAATAGAATATCTTAAGTTACAAATCAGTAAAGACAACGAATGGGACGAATACATACCTATGGCtatgttttcttataatacGAGTGTACACGAGAGTACTCAGTACTCCCCATTTCAGTTAGTATTCGGGCGAATACCTCGTACCCCAAGCTCTTTTGTTCCCACAGAGGAAGAAACGGATATAACATATTgcgaatatttaacaaatttgtttcataagttaaacgaaatacaggaaatggccagacaaaatttgatacaatcaaaAGAACGAAGCAAGCGATATTATGACAGACAAGTGCGCCCATATGATTTTAAGGAGGGGGATAACgtctttttattgaaagaacCACGTAAAGGAAAATTCGCTGATCATTATACCGGACCTTATcaaatattggaaatattaccaccca